Proteins from one Micromonospora sp. M71_S20 genomic window:
- a CDS encoding DUF4259 domain-containing protein: protein MGTWAAGPFDNDVAADWCAGLDEASPERRPLLVEQALREAAGEDDFLDSWPGAKAVAASAVVAAHLPGGPPVDSAYAPDFLTAGGRLTLSAELPALALRALERVLADGSELAELWDEAGELDEFAAALAPIRAALADPTGAAAVGG from the coding sequence ATGGGCACGTGGGCGGCGGGGCCATTCGACAACGACGTGGCGGCGGACTGGTGCGCCGGCCTCGACGAGGCGTCGCCGGAGCGGCGGCCCCTGCTGGTCGAGCAGGCGCTGCGCGAGGCGGCGGGGGAGGACGACTTCCTGGACTCGTGGCCCGGCGCCAAGGCGGTCGCGGCGTCGGCGGTGGTCGCCGCGCACCTTCCCGGCGGCCCGCCGGTCGACTCGGCGTACGCGCCGGACTTCCTCACCGCCGGCGGGCGCCTCACGCTCTCCGCGGAGCTGCCGGCGCTGGCCCTGCGGGCGCTGGAGCGGGTGCTCGCCGACGGGTCCGAGCTGGCCGAGCTCTGGGACGAGGCCGGTGAGCTAGACGAGTTCGCCGCCGCGCTCGCCCCGATCCGGGCCGCGCTGGCCGACCCGACCGGGGCCGCCGCCGTCGGGGGCTGA
- a CDS encoding glutathione peroxidase, with the protein MTVFDTRIDALAGGPADLAQYRGRALLVVNVASRCGLTPQYAGLQALHDEYADRGLVVLGVPCNQFAGQEPGTAAEISDFCQVNYGVTFPLTEKVDVNGPGRHPLYAALVGTADAEGHAGDVRWNFEKFLVAPDGTVAARFAPTVEPGSTDLRAAIEKVLPPAV; encoded by the coding sequence ATGACCGTCTTCGACACCCGGATCGACGCCCTGGCCGGAGGCCCGGCCGACCTCGCGCAGTACCGCGGACGCGCGCTGCTGGTGGTCAACGTCGCCTCGCGCTGCGGCCTCACCCCGCAGTACGCCGGCCTCCAGGCGCTGCACGACGAGTACGCCGACCGCGGCCTGGTGGTGCTCGGCGTGCCCTGCAACCAGTTCGCCGGCCAGGAGCCGGGCACCGCCGCCGAGATCAGCGACTTCTGCCAGGTCAACTACGGGGTGACCTTCCCGCTCACCGAGAAGGTCGACGTGAACGGCCCCGGCCGCCACCCGCTCTATGCGGCGCTGGTCGGCACGGCCGACGCGGAGGGCCACGCCGGCGACGTGCGGTGGAACTTCGAGAAGTTCCTCGTCGCCCCGGACGGCACGGTGGCGGCCCGGTTCGCACCCACCGTCGAGCCCGGCTCGACCGACCTGCGCGCCGCGATCGAGAAGGTGCTGCCCCCAGCGGTCTGA
- a CDS encoding glycosyl hydrolase family 18 protein, with the protein MKRSLRRALWVGAVMAVTAATVPMASAFGAGSVTAGFAKAQDWGTGHETRVTVTNGTSAPVSTWRIEFDLPSGTSISSSWDADVTRTGDHYVAVKKSWAGPIAAGASFSWGYNGTGAYKAPLNCTINGAPCGGGTPPPTTAPPTTTPPTTAPPTTPPPSTPPPTTPPPGPGGKKVVGYFAQWGVYARNYHVKNIHTSGSAAKLTHILYAFGNTTGGRCTIGDSYADYEKAYTAADSVDGVADTWDQPLRGSFNQLRKLKKMYPNLKVIWSFGGWTWSGGFTQAAQNPAAFAESCHNLVEDPRWADVFDGIDVDWEYPNACGLTCDSSGPNAFKNVVSALRSKFGSSALVTAAITADGSNGGKIDATDYAGAATHLNWIMPMTYDYFGAFNAQGPTAPHSPLTSYAGIPQQGFWSDAAIQKLKSKGIPSDKLLLGIGFYGRGWTGVTQTAPGGTATGPAPGTYEQGIEDYKVLKNTCPATGTVAGTAYAKCGSNWWSYDTPSTINGKMTYAKNQGLGGAFFWELSGDTGNGELIGAIKGGLG; encoded by the coding sequence ATGAAGAGATCGCTCCGCCGGGCCCTCTGGGTCGGCGCCGTGATGGCGGTGACCGCCGCCACGGTCCCGATGGCCAGTGCGTTCGGCGCCGGCAGTGTGACCGCCGGGTTCGCCAAGGCGCAGGACTGGGGGACCGGTCACGAGACGCGGGTGACCGTCACCAACGGGACGAGCGCCCCGGTGAGCACCTGGCGCATCGAGTTCGACCTGCCGTCGGGCACCAGCATCAGCAGTTCCTGGGACGCCGACGTCACTCGCACCGGCGACCACTACGTCGCGGTCAAGAAGAGCTGGGCCGGCCCGATCGCGGCGGGCGCCTCGTTCAGCTGGGGCTACAACGGCACCGGCGCGTACAAGGCGCCGCTGAACTGCACGATCAACGGCGCGCCGTGCGGTGGCGGCACCCCGCCCCCCACCACCGCGCCGCCCACCACCACCCCGCCGACCACGGCGCCGCCCACGACCCCGCCGCCGAGCACGCCTCCGCCCACCACCCCGCCGCCGGGCCCGGGCGGCAAGAAGGTCGTCGGCTACTTCGCGCAGTGGGGCGTCTACGCCCGCAACTACCACGTGAAGAACATCCACACCAGCGGCTCGGCCGCCAAGCTGACCCACATCCTGTACGCCTTCGGCAACACCACCGGTGGCCGCTGCACCATCGGTGACAGCTACGCCGACTACGAGAAGGCCTACACCGCGGCGGACAGCGTCGACGGCGTCGCCGACACCTGGGACCAGCCGCTGCGCGGCAGCTTCAACCAGCTGCGCAAGCTCAAGAAGATGTACCCGAACCTGAAGGTGATCTGGTCCTTCGGCGGCTGGACCTGGTCGGGCGGCTTCACCCAGGCCGCGCAGAACCCGGCCGCGTTCGCCGAGAGCTGCCACAACCTGGTCGAGGACCCGCGCTGGGCGGACGTCTTCGACGGCATCGACGTCGACTGGGAGTACCCGAACGCCTGCGGGCTCACCTGCGACAGCAGCGGCCCGAACGCCTTCAAGAACGTGGTCAGCGCGCTGCGCTCGAAGTTCGGCTCGTCGGCGCTGGTCACCGCCGCGATCACGGCGGACGGCAGCAACGGCGGCAAGATCGACGCCACCGACTACGCCGGCGCCGCGACGCACCTCAACTGGATCATGCCGATGACGTACGACTACTTCGGCGCCTTCAACGCGCAGGGCCCCACCGCCCCGCACTCCCCGCTCACCTCGTACGCCGGCATCCCGCAGCAGGGCTTCTGGTCCGACGCGGCGATCCAGAAGCTCAAGAGCAAGGGCATCCCGTCGGACAAGCTGCTGCTCGGCATCGGCTTCTACGGCCGGGGTTGGACCGGGGTGACCCAGACCGCCCCGGGTGGCACCGCCACCGGCCCCGCCCCGGGCACCTACGAGCAGGGCATCGAGGACTACAAGGTCCTCAAGAACACCTGCCCGGCCACCGGCACCGTCGCCGGCACGGCGTACGCCAAGTGCGGCAGCAACTGGTGGAGCTACGACACCCCCTCCACGATCAACGGCAAGATGACGTACGCGAAGAACCAGGGCCTCGGTGGCGCCTTCTTCTGGGAGCTCTCCGGTGACACCGGTAACGGCGAGCTGATCGGCGCCATCAAGGGCGGTCTCGGCTGA
- a CDS encoding class II 3-deoxy-7-phosphoheptulonate synthase, translating into MRHEWHQLSHPAVGSPGLQTSRPTVDSAEDAALGLDRWRELPRAQTPPWPDPAGVAEVCKVLDTVPSVVAPYEVDQLRQRLALVCEGKAFLLQGGDCAETFVDNTESHLLANARTLLQMAIVLTYGASLPVVKVARVAGQYTKPRSLPTDARGLPAYRGDMINSLEATPEARAADPQRMIRAYANSAAAMNMLRAYLAGGLADLHAVHDWNKGFVKNSPAGERYEAIAREIDRALAFIRACGMTDDEALRTVTLYCSHEALALEYDRALTRVSDRRAYGLSGHFLWIGERTRQIDGAHIDFISRIANPIGVKLGPTTTPDEAIELCEKLNPENVPGRLTLISRMGNHRVRDALPPIVAKVTAAGAKVVWQCDPMHGNTHESSNGYKTRHFDRIVDEVLGYFEVHRGLETHPGGLHVELTGEDVTECLGGAQGIEDLDLPGRYETACDPRLNTQQSLELAFLVAEMLRG; encoded by the coding sequence ATGCGCCATGAGTGGCATCAGCTGAGCCATCCCGCGGTGGGCAGCCCTGGGCTGCAGACCAGCCGTCCGACCGTCGACTCCGCCGAGGACGCGGCCCTCGGCCTCGACCGCTGGCGGGAGCTGCCGCGTGCGCAGACCCCGCCCTGGCCGGACCCGGCGGGCGTCGCCGAGGTCTGCAAGGTGCTCGACACCGTGCCCTCGGTGGTGGCGCCCTACGAGGTCGACCAGCTGCGGCAGCGGCTGGCGCTGGTGTGCGAGGGCAAGGCGTTCCTGCTCCAGGGCGGCGACTGCGCGGAGACCTTCGTCGACAACACCGAGAGCCACCTGCTGGCCAACGCCCGCACCCTGCTCCAGATGGCGATCGTGCTCACCTACGGTGCCTCGCTGCCGGTGGTCAAGGTGGCCCGGGTCGCCGGGCAGTACACCAAGCCCCGGTCGCTGCCGACCGACGCGCGCGGCCTGCCCGCCTACCGCGGTGACATGATCAACTCGCTGGAGGCGACGCCGGAGGCGCGGGCCGCCGACCCGCAGCGCATGATCCGGGCGTACGCGAACTCGGCCGCCGCGATGAACATGCTCCGCGCCTACCTGGCCGGCGGGCTGGCCGACCTGCACGCCGTGCACGACTGGAACAAGGGCTTCGTCAAGAACTCCCCGGCCGGCGAGCGCTACGAGGCGATCGCCCGGGAGATCGACCGGGCGTTGGCCTTCATCCGGGCCTGCGGGATGACCGACGACGAGGCGCTGCGCACCGTCACCCTCTACTGCTCGCACGAGGCCCTCGCCCTGGAGTACGACCGGGCGCTGACCCGGGTCTCCGACCGCCGGGCGTACGGCCTGTCCGGGCACTTCCTGTGGATCGGCGAGCGCACCCGGCAGATCGACGGGGCGCACATCGACTTCATCTCCCGCATCGCCAACCCCATTGGCGTGAAGCTCGGCCCGACGACGACCCCGGACGAGGCGATCGAGCTCTGCGAGAAGCTCAACCCGGAGAACGTCCCCGGCCGGCTCACCCTGATCAGCCGGATGGGCAACCACCGGGTCCGCGACGCCCTGCCGCCGATCGTGGCGAAGGTGACCGCCGCCGGCGCCAAGGTGGTCTGGCAGTGCGACCCGATGCACGGCAACACGCACGAGTCGTCCAACGGCTACAAGACCCGGCACTTCGACCGCATCGTCGACGAGGTGCTCGGCTACTTCGAGGTGCACCGGGGCCTGGAGACCCACCCGGGCGGGCTGCACGTGGAACTGACCGGCGAGGACGTCACCGAGTGCCTCGGCGGCGCCCAGGGCATCGAGGACCTCGACCTGCCCGGCCGGTACGAGACCGCCTGCGACCCGCGACTGAACACCCAGCAGTCGCTGGAGCTGGCCTTCCTCGTGGCGGAGATGCTCCGTGGCTGA
- a CDS encoding low specificity L-threonine aldolase: MREAMATADVGDDVYGEDPTVNALEAEVAALFGHEAALFAPSGSMANQIALQLVVPPGNELLCDADAHVVTYEIGAAAAYGGISSRTWPAVGADIDPDAVAAMVRPDGYWAVPTRAIAVEQTHNRGGGGVIPLATLRELRRVADDAQAALHCDGARIWHAHVADGVPLADYGALFDTLSVCLSKGLGAPVGSLVVGSADKIERARFVRKRMGGGMRQAGILAAAGRYALAHHVDRLAADHARAARLAEAIAPFGVLATTVRTNLVPLDLTKAPLDAHALAAAARAEGVLVSVLGPRTARLVTHMDVDDAGIDRAVDVLTRILRG; encoded by the coding sequence ATGCGGGAGGCGATGGCCACCGCCGACGTCGGCGACGACGTCTACGGCGAGGACCCGACCGTCAACGCGCTGGAGGCCGAGGTCGCCGCGCTGTTCGGGCACGAGGCGGCGCTGTTCGCCCCGAGCGGGTCGATGGCCAACCAGATCGCCCTGCAACTGGTGGTGCCGCCGGGCAACGAACTGCTCTGCGACGCCGACGCGCACGTGGTGACGTACGAGATCGGGGCCGCCGCGGCGTACGGCGGGATCTCCTCGCGGACCTGGCCGGCGGTCGGCGCGGACATCGACCCGGACGCGGTCGCCGCCATGGTCCGCCCGGACGGCTACTGGGCGGTGCCCACCCGGGCGATCGCCGTCGAGCAGACCCACAACCGGGGCGGCGGCGGGGTGATCCCGCTGGCCACCCTGCGCGAGCTGCGCCGGGTCGCCGACGACGCGCAGGCCGCGCTGCACTGCGACGGCGCCCGGATCTGGCACGCGCACGTCGCCGACGGCGTGCCGCTGGCCGACTACGGCGCCCTCTTCGACACCCTGTCGGTCTGCCTCTCCAAGGGCCTCGGCGCGCCGGTCGGCTCGCTGGTCGTCGGCAGCGCCGACAAGATCGAGCGGGCCCGGTTCGTCCGCAAGCGGATGGGCGGCGGGATGCGGCAGGCCGGCATCCTGGCCGCCGCCGGCCGGTACGCCCTCGCCCACCACGTCGACCGGCTCGCCGCCGACCACGCCCGGGCGGCCCGGCTCGCCGAGGCGATCGCCCCGTTCGGGGTGCTGGCCACGACCGTCCGGACCAACCTGGTGCCGCTGGACCTGACCAAGGCGCCGCTGGACGCGCACGCCCTGGCCGCCGCCGCCCGCGCCGAGGGCGTCCTGGTCTCGGTGCTCGGCCCCCGCACGGCCCGCCTGGTCACCCACATGGACGTCGACGACGCCGGCATCGACCGCGCCGTGGACGTCCTCACCCGCATCCTGCGGGGCTGA
- a CDS encoding deoxyribonuclease IV, with protein sequence MPAPQRLVGSHTPTSGGLARAALPYVDAAGSQVVQVYVSNSRGWALPAGDPAQDTLFRDGCGERGVPVFIHASLLVNLGSPTANTVERSAETLAHALRRGRAIGAEGVVFHAGSAVDEGYAEAAMRQVRETLLPLLDEAAAAEGPRLLVEPSAGGGRSLASRVEQLGPYLDAVERHPWLGVCFDTCHAWAAGHDLAVEGGMTATLDTLVATVGADRLRLVHANDSKDLCGSTRDRHENIGKGTIGEPAFAELMAHPATAGVPVVVETPTEKHVGHAADIATLRRLHP encoded by the coding sequence ATGCCGGCACCGCAGCGGCTGGTCGGCTCGCACACGCCCACCTCCGGCGGCCTGGCGCGGGCCGCCCTGCCGTACGTCGACGCGGCCGGCTCACAGGTCGTGCAGGTCTACGTGTCCAACTCGCGGGGCTGGGCGCTGCCGGCGGGCGACCCGGCCCAGGACACGTTGTTCCGCGACGGCTGCGGCGAGCGGGGCGTGCCCGTCTTCATCCACGCGTCGCTGCTGGTCAACCTCGGCTCCCCCACCGCGAACACGGTCGAGCGTTCGGCGGAGACGCTCGCCCACGCGCTGCGCCGGGGCCGGGCGATCGGCGCCGAGGGTGTCGTCTTCCACGCCGGCAGCGCGGTCGACGAGGGGTACGCCGAGGCCGCCATGCGGCAGGTACGCGAGACGTTGCTGCCGCTGCTCGACGAGGCGGCGGCAGCGGAGGGCCCTCGGCTGCTGGTCGAGCCGAGCGCGGGCGGCGGTCGCTCGCTCGCCTCCCGGGTGGAGCAGCTCGGGCCCTACCTCGACGCGGTGGAACGGCACCCCTGGCTCGGGGTCTGCTTCGACACGTGCCACGCCTGGGCCGCCGGGCACGACCTGGCCGTCGAGGGCGGCATGACCGCGACGCTCGACACGCTCGTGGCGACGGTCGGGGCCGACCGGCTGCGGCTGGTGCACGCGAACGACTCGAAGGACCTCTGCGGCTCCACCCGGGACCGGCACGAGAACATCGGCAAGGGCACCATCGGCGAGCCGGCGTTCGCCGAGCTGATGGCGCATCCGGCCACCGCCGGCGTCCCGGTCGTGGTGGAGACGCCGACGGAGAAGCACGTCGGCCACGCCGCCGACATCGCCACCCTCAGGCGCCTGCACCCCTGA
- the pknB gene encoding Stk1 family PASTA domain-containing Ser/Thr kinase — protein sequence MDTQVADTLLGSLIDGRYRIRGRVARGGMATVYTATDERLERTVALKIIHPSQAPEPGARAAGFVERFTDEAKTIARLTHPNVVAVYDQGTHSGLPYLVMEYVRGRTLRDVLAERRRLNPDEALAIAEQMLAAIAAAHRAGLVHRDVKPENVLVAEAPTGGPANLVDSVVKVADFGLAQAVEASADDENGNQLMATVAYVAPELVTEGHADPRTDVYSAGIVLFEMLTGRVPYDGDRPVDVAWQHVDNDVPAPSTLVPGLPKALDELIARATRRDPGARPTDAGALLAEVQAVRDDLGDANTRTAVLRRVSDEPMAGPTMMVAAVRPAERPAWARLPEGGGPRTGRRRAEPEEDESLWSRLAALRTRVMGDPRGRTAAIAAAVVLVLLVAGGGWWFAAGRYTEAPQLVAMTKADAEAQAARAGIVLSYAEPRYDEKVPKDAVLAQDPVSATRIVKGGTITLTLSLGPERFPVPDVVGKEFELAEADLLDAKLVVAKGTARYDDNLPAGVVLETNPKVGTEVKPGDKVTVVLSKGKAPISVPNLVGKSLGEARTILAQLGLELVEPTYKDSDKPRDEILGQSPADGTGVERGAKVKLELSKGPPLVAVPRVIDLPCQQAKQLLESQGFPVAIQFNPNGVTRFQNPPENTQVPPATPVTLGCM from the coding sequence ATGGACACACAGGTCGCCGACACGTTGCTGGGCTCGCTGATCGACGGGCGCTACCGCATCCGCGGTCGCGTGGCCCGTGGCGGCATGGCGACCGTGTACACCGCCACCGACGAGCGCCTCGAGCGCACCGTCGCACTCAAGATCATTCATCCGTCCCAGGCCCCGGAACCAGGGGCGCGGGCGGCGGGCTTCGTGGAGCGGTTCACCGACGAGGCGAAGACCATCGCCCGGTTGACCCACCCCAACGTCGTCGCGGTCTACGACCAGGGCACCCACTCCGGCCTGCCCTACCTCGTGATGGAGTACGTCCGCGGTCGCACCCTGCGTGACGTGCTCGCCGAGCGGCGCCGGCTCAACCCCGACGAGGCGCTGGCCATCGCCGAGCAGATGCTCGCCGCGATCGCCGCCGCGCACCGGGCGGGGCTGGTGCACCGCGACGTGAAGCCGGAGAACGTGCTGGTCGCCGAGGCCCCCACCGGCGGCCCGGCCAACCTGGTCGACAGCGTGGTCAAGGTCGCCGACTTCGGGCTGGCCCAGGCGGTCGAGGCGAGCGCCGACGACGAGAACGGCAACCAGTTGATGGCCACGGTCGCGTACGTGGCCCCGGAACTGGTCACCGAGGGGCACGCCGACCCCCGCACCGACGTCTACTCCGCCGGCATCGTGCTGTTCGAGATGCTCACCGGTCGGGTGCCCTACGACGGGGACCGCCCGGTCGACGTCGCCTGGCAGCACGTCGACAACGACGTCCCGGCGCCGTCGACCCTGGTGCCCGGCCTGCCCAAGGCGCTCGACGAACTCATCGCCCGGGCCACCCGGCGTGATCCGGGCGCCCGGCCGACCGACGCCGGCGCGTTGCTGGCCGAGGTGCAGGCGGTCCGGGACGACCTGGGCGACGCGAACACGCGTACCGCCGTGCTGCGCCGGGTGTCCGACGAGCCGATGGCCGGGCCGACCATGATGGTCGCGGCGGTCCGGCCGGCCGAGCGGCCCGCCTGGGCCCGGCTACCCGAGGGCGGCGGCCCCCGGACGGGCCGTCGCCGGGCCGAGCCCGAGGAGGACGAGAGCCTGTGGTCGCGGCTGGCCGCGCTGCGCACCCGGGTGATGGGCGACCCGCGGGGCCGCACGGCGGCCATCGCCGCCGCGGTGGTGCTGGTCCTGCTGGTCGCCGGCGGCGGCTGGTGGTTCGCGGCCGGGCGCTACACGGAGGCCCCGCAGCTGGTGGCGATGACCAAGGCCGACGCGGAGGCGCAGGCCGCCCGCGCCGGGATCGTCCTCAGCTACGCCGAACCGCGCTACGACGAGAAGGTCCCGAAGGACGCCGTGCTGGCGCAGGATCCCGTCTCGGCCACGCGGATCGTCAAGGGCGGCACGATCACGCTGACCCTCTCGCTCGGGCCGGAGCGTTTCCCGGTGCCCGACGTGGTGGGCAAGGAGTTCGAGCTCGCCGAGGCGGACCTGCTCGACGCGAAGCTGGTGGTGGCCAAGGGCACCGCCCGCTACGACGACAACCTGCCCGCGGGCGTCGTGTTGGAGACCAACCCCAAGGTCGGCACCGAGGTGAAGCCGGGCGACAAGGTCACGGTCGTCCTGAGCAAGGGCAAGGCCCCGATCTCCGTGCCCAACCTGGTCGGCAAGAGCCTGGGTGAGGCCCGGACGATCCTCGCCCAACTGGGCCTGGAGCTGGTGGAGCCCACCTACAAGGACTCCGACAAGCCCAGGGACGAGATCCTCGGGCAGAGCCCGGCCGACGGCACCGGGGTGGAGCGGGGAGCGAAGGTCAAGCTGGAACTCAGCAAGGGCCCGCCGCTGGTCGCCGTGCCCCGGGTCATCGACCTGCCCTGTCAGCAGGCCAAGCAGCTGCTGGAGAGCCAGGGCTTCCCGGTGGCGATCCAGTTCAACCCGAACGGCGTCACCCGGTTCCAGAACCCGCCGGAGAACACGCAGGTGCCGCCGGCCACCCCGGTCACCCTCGGATGCATGTAG
- a CDS encoding Rv2175c family DNA-binding protein: MTDSVPADRAVPGAESAGPADAADWLTLPDVAERLDVSISKVHQMIRDRELIAVRRDGVRRTPADLVANQTVLKHLPGVLNLLADGGYDDEGALRWLYEPDDTLPGGSPAKALAGDQAREVKRRAQALGF, from the coding sequence GTGACCGACTCAGTACCCGCCGACCGGGCCGTGCCCGGCGCCGAATCCGCCGGCCCCGCCGATGCCGCCGACTGGCTGACCCTGCCGGACGTGGCCGAGCGCCTCGACGTGTCGATCAGCAAGGTCCACCAGATGATCCGGGACCGGGAGCTGATCGCGGTACGCCGCGACGGCGTCCGCCGGACGCCGGCCGACCTGGTGGCCAACCAGACGGTGCTGAAGCACCTGCCCGGCGTGCTCAACCTGCTGGCCGACGGGGGCTACGACGACGAGGGCGCGCTGCGCTGGCTCTACGAGCCGGACGACACCCTGCCCGGCGGCAGCCCCGCGAAGGCGCTCGCCGGCGACCAGGCCCGCGAGGTGAAGCGCCGGGCCCAGGCCTTGGGCTTCTGA
- a CDS encoding polyprenyl synthetase family protein — protein sequence MTHAAPVSPVDRAGLRQRIDKALTEFLAGQRAWMAGVDDALAPLAEAIEAFVLGGGKRLRPAFAYWGFRGAGGVDTDQVVTALAALEFVQASALIHDDLMDRSDTRRGEPAVHRRFAARHRASGWGGDADGFGDAAAILLGDLSLVWSDELLHSAGLDPRTVARARPVFDAMRTEVTVGQYLDVLTQVTGDTSVERAGKVARYKSAKYTVERPLLLGAALADASAEVRAAYSAYGLPLGEAFQLRDDVLGVFGDPAQTGKPAGDDLREGKRTYLVAAALETTDGAGRELLLGGLGDPGLDEAGVTQLRELIDGSGALARTEQRIGVLTDTALAALAAVDLDTEARQALVDLAIAATRRAD from the coding sequence GTGACCCACGCTGCTCCTGTTTCCCCCGTCGACCGCGCCGGGCTGCGTCAACGGATCGACAAGGCCCTGACCGAGTTCCTGGCCGGCCAGCGCGCCTGGATGGCCGGGGTCGACGACGCCCTGGCTCCGCTCGCCGAGGCGATCGAGGCGTTCGTCCTCGGCGGCGGCAAGCGACTGCGGCCGGCGTTCGCCTACTGGGGGTTCCGGGGAGCCGGCGGGGTGGACACCGACCAGGTGGTCACCGCCCTGGCCGCGTTGGAGTTCGTGCAGGCCAGCGCGCTGATCCACGACGACCTGATGGACCGGTCCGACACGCGGCGCGGCGAGCCGGCGGTGCACCGGCGGTTCGCCGCGCGGCACCGGGCGTCCGGCTGGGGCGGCGACGCGGACGGCTTCGGCGACGCCGCGGCGATCCTGCTGGGCGACCTGTCCCTGGTCTGGTCGGACGAGTTGCTGCACTCCGCCGGGCTGGACCCGCGCACGGTGGCCCGGGCCCGGCCGGTCTTCGACGCCATGCGCACCGAGGTCACCGTCGGCCAGTACCTGGACGTGCTGACCCAGGTGACCGGGGACACCTCGGTGGAGCGGGCCGGCAAGGTCGCCCGCTACAAGTCGGCGAAGTACACGGTCGAACGGCCGCTGCTGCTCGGGGCCGCGCTGGCCGACGCGTCGGCGGAGGTCCGGGCGGCGTACTCGGCGTACGGGCTGCCGCTGGGCGAGGCGTTCCAGCTCCGCGACGACGTGCTGGGGGTCTTCGGCGATCCCGCCCAGACCGGCAAGCCGGCCGGTGACGACCTGCGTGAGGGCAAGCGGACCTACCTGGTGGCGGCGGCCCTGGAGACGACCGACGGAGCGGGCCGGGAACTGCTGCTCGGTGGGCTCGGCGACCCCGGGCTGGACGAGGCCGGGGTCACCCAGCTGCGCGAGCTGATCGACGGCAGCGGGGCGCTGGCGCGTACGGAGCAGCGGATCGGCGTGCTGACCGACACCGCGCTGGCCGCGCTGGCCGCCGTCGACCTGGACACCGAGGCCCGGCAGGCCCTGGTCGACCTGGCCATCGCCGCCACCCGCCGCGCCGACTGA